The window tgtgtgggtttaatcctctttttggagctcgttattaatgagattggttgaatagaaggctcctcctcgttacctgattcatcataagaaataataggaggatattgggaagtctcttccctttcattagtattctcttcatcttctatttgttttcttgtctttatgtaattggcaatatgaggattttcaatgcaattcactgcacaatacatataaatttcctctagatcaaaatcaagaacattatcgagggcaaattctggaatatccttaattatacatttcatttcttcataacccagaaaCAAACTAAGtttattatgatgcgcaagggaaatcaagtcatcgcaatttttggacatgattcgatcatgaaacaatttgcattggatatttaaatgaccacattcattgcaaagttcacaaggatggccaagaaatttaaattttcagcacaaacatctagcctttcttgcaaccaattagtttctaaatacttatgcctcttgcaaaatctatcttccctatttggtgtgtacttgcaaactctatgcactccacaaaaattgacatgcttataagagacattttcatcatgactagtgcaatcatcattagtatcatggatattcaaagagctcatactaacaacattgcaatcatgctcatcatacaaagatttagtgccaaacattccaatgcattcttcttctaacactttggcacaattatcggaatacttattttcatgaaagacataaaaaagacgaagcatatgaggcaaccttaattctatttttttgtagttttcttttataactaAACTAgcgataaaataagaaactaaaagattcgattgcaagatctaaagatataccttcaagcgctaacctccccggcaacggctccataaaagagcttgatgtctactacacaaccttcttcttgtagacgttgttgggcctccaagtgcagaggtttgtaggacagtggcaaatttccctcaagtggatgacctaaggtttatcaatccgtgggaggcgtaggatgaagatggtctctctcaaacaaccctgcaaccaaatagcaaagagtctcttgtgtccccaacacacccaatacaatggtaaattgtatagatgcactagttcggcgaagagatggtgatacaagtgcaatatggatggtagatgtaggtttttgtaatctgaaaatataaaaacagcaaggtaactgcaatgctaggaaacaaggcctagggttcatactttcactagtgcaagttctctcaacaataataacataattggatcatataactatccctcaacatgcaacaaagagtcactccaaagtcactaatagcggagaacaaaggaagagattatggtagggtacgaaaccacctcaaagttattctttctgatcgatctagtcaagagtccgtagtaaaataatgcgaagctattctttccgttcaatctatcctagagttcgtactagaataacaccttaagacacaaatcaaccaaaaccctattgtcacctagatactccaatgtcacctcaagtatcggtcggtatgattatacgatatgcatcacacaatctcagattcatctattcaaccaacacaaagaacttcaaagagtgccccaaagtttctatctgagagtcaagacgaaaacgtgtgacaacccctatgcacaagttcacgaggtcacggaactcgcaagttgatcagcaaaaccatacatcaagtggatcacgtgatatcccattgtcaccacagataagcacatgcaagacatatatcaagtgttctcaaatccttaaagactcaatctgataagataactttaaagggaaaactcaatccattacaagaaggtagagggagagaaacatcataagatccaactatagtagcaaagctcgcggtacatcaagatcgtgccaaatcaagaacacgagagagagagagagagagagagagagagagagagagatcaaacacatagctactggtacataccctcagccccgagggtgaactactccctcctcatcatggagagcgccgggatgatgaagatggccaccagagagggattccccctccggcagggtgccgaaacgggtctagattggtttttagtggctacagaggcttgcggtggcggaactcccaaccTAGGTttctttctgaaagtttggggttatataagaggtgttggagttgggatcaagtcagggggggtccccgaggcggccacgaggtaggggcgcgcccaggggggtagggcgtgcccccaccctcgtggtggcctcgggactcttctggcccatctccggtactccgtgggcttcttctggtctaaAAATGATCTTCGTGAAatttcatgtcaattggactccgtttggttttccttttctgcgatactcaaaaataaggaaaaaacagaaactggcattgggctctaagttaataggttagtctcaaaaattatataaaatagcatataaatgcatataaccatccaaggttgataatataatagcatggaacaatcaaaaattatagatacgttggagacgtatcaacggtgaTGATGGCAATAATGGCGGGAACGTCAATAGCAATGGCGGCAACGGCAATCCCGATGACAACGCAGGCAACCTCTAAGCGATCTCGGCCCCGACGACCATGACATCTTGAACGAATCGCTCAACAACCCCAATCACACTATAAAAATGTGTGCTATTTTGTGACAAAAATCCTAGTGAAGGACCAAAAAATGTCACTTAAGATAATTTTCTATGACAGGTTTCCATCTCCGGTTGATTTCCTCCTGGATTAGCCTGGCATTAAATGCGCCTATCTTCCTTGTCGGTTGGTAGGCCCCTGGAGGGCCCACAAGAGCAGAGCTAGCGCTCGCGAAGATTGAAGGCGCTCAGGGACGGACCTGGGCACTTCCCTTGGGTCCTTAAATCTTCTTTGTGGCCATTGAAGTTGGGGTTGTACAGATTAGGGGTTGTGAACAATGTGAGATCGCCCAGCTCGAGCTGGATGAGGGCATGTGCTCGGAAAGGCCTGATCACTGGTCCTTGGCGTTGTCTCCTGGGACCTTGCTTCTTGGGCCCCATGGTTCCAAGTCCGACCCATTTCAACATGCTCGAGGGACCCCGTTTCCCGTATTGCTGACATCCGATGTGTGCCGTGTTAGCCATGATGGCTGCATCAGAGTGGGGACAAAACCACAACATTTTTATTTTGGGCGACGTTGCTCCACCGTCGACACGCCACTCACCGCTACTACGTACACACAACCAacatattttttacttttttttactaTGCTCGAAGGTGGATCTATTTTTTTTAGCATCATGTGGATCTATTTTTGAAGAGGAAAGTATCGTTTTCCCCCTGAAATCCTCTGCAATGGACCAATTTCCCCCTCAACTCTAATACTGGATCAATCAGCCCCTCAAATCTGTAAAACCGGATCAATTCTCCCCTAAGGTGGTTTCAGACTTGATTTGAAGTGGTTTTGACCCATACCATGCATTTCTCTGGATTGACCGTGCACTTCGCTTCAGAACAGTTGGGTGGAGATGACTGCTTCAGTGCGTCGAGCTCGCCTCCGTGGCCGGCAtgctcgccgctcgtcgtcttcttGGTCTCCACCAGGCTGCCGCTGATGTACTCCTGCTCGATACCTACAACCACGCTGATGCTCCTCGAGAAGCTGTCCGCCATCGTGCCGCTGGTCAGGTCCGACCGTCCGCAAGGGAACCGCTCTGTGTGCCTCGCACCACCCGGATTGGTGCCCCGCTCGGCCGCCGTAGAAGATGAGGTGCATCAGCACCGTGGACGCGCGCATCCGGCCGCCCGCGATCACGCCCTTGTGATAGGCCTGCATCCTCTTCCTCCGGCAAGCGGCAATGGTGTTCGAGGTGGCAGCCTTGCGGGCATCATTTTGATGAGCGTCTCTAGCGTGTCGGGGCTGTtggacgacggcggcgacgagaTCTTGTCGGCTCCGAGATCTGTCATAGGCTGTTGCGGCGGAGACGGCTCGGGGCCCCGGTGCCGGCCGCATTTCTCGCCGGTCTGCGTGGCCGCGTTCGCGTTCGCCCCAGCGCCGCTGCGCGCGGCGGCCACCCAGTACTGGTCGAGGTCGAAGGAGCTCTAGTTCTTGCGCCGGCCGTGAGCCTTGCTAATGGCCGCTTTGGGCAGCTTGTTCTCGTTCCCGGCCTGGCAGCTCGAGGTGGAGGAGGACGAGGATGAGCAGGCGAAGGCGTCGCGCGGGTAGGCTGGCGCGGGAAGGAGGCGGAGCAGCTCGGAGCCCTTGAGCACGTACTGGGcaccgctggcaggtgcacgggatcGTCGGCGGTGAGTCGTGCCAGACGTAGCCGGTCTTGTAACTCTGCTTGGAGGACCAGGAGTAGTAGGCGTCCATCATGCCAGCGCCCCGGAGCACGGTCAGCCTAGTCAAGGAGTTCAGTCAACGAGAAGTGCACGGCCTGGGTCCAAACCACTCAAAATCAAGTCCAAAACCACCATAGGGGGAAATTGATCCGGTTTTAAAGATTTGAGGGGCTGATTGATCCGATATTAGAGTTGAGGGGGAAACTGGTCCATTAGAAAGGATTTCAGGGGGAAAATGATACTTTCCtcatttttgaaagaaaaaaagagCAACAACAAGGCCATTTGTCGGCCCAGCTAACACAGCCCACCATCACACAATTCCGGTCActccaaaaacaaaaaaacatcccACACTTGACTTTGCCGTTCCCCGAAACCTCCCGCAGCCATGGCGCGCCGCCACCTTCGCATCCCCCTCCTCCCGCTCGTCTCCGGCAACCCCCACGCCCCCACCCCCCTCCACCTCCGCCATGCCTtctgctcctccgccgccgcccccactATCGACGCAGCATCTCCCGCATCCGTCTCCGCCGTGGAGACCCCGGAACAAGGCCCGGCAGCAACGGCCGCGCCGGGGACGGAGGCAGAGGCCTTGGAGTCGGCCCCGGCCCGTGCCCTCCGGGAGGAGGAGCCCCTGCACGAGAAGATCCTCCACATGATCCGCCGCCGCAAGTGGACAACCCGCATGGAGAACTCGGTCCGCCTGCTCTCCCCGACTCTCTCGGCGCCGCTCGTCCACGGCGTGAtctccgccgcggccgccgccaacCGCGCCGACCTCTCGCTCCAGTTCTTCCGCTTCGCGTACCGCCGCGCCGGGTTCCGCCCGGAGCCGGCCACCTTCGCGCTCCTCGTCCCGATCCTCGCGTCCAAGAGCATGCTCAACCACGCCCGCTGCATCCTCCTCGAGAGCATGCCGTCCTTCTCCATCCCCCTTGAAGAGGCCACGGTCGCGGCCCTCGTCGCCGCCTACGGCAAGGCCGGCATCCCGCAGGAGGCCGTCAAGCTCTTCCGCCTGATGCCCGAGCTGGGCATCGCCCGCACCGCGCTCTCCTACAACGCCGTGCTCAAGGCCATTCTCTGCCGCGGCCGCGAGGCCATGGCCAGGCGGATCTACAACGCCATGATCGCCGACGGCGTCGTCCCGGACTTGTCCACCTACAACACGCTGATCTGGGGCTTCGGCCTGTGCAAAAAGATGGAGTCCGCCGTGAGGGTCTTTGGGGACATGAAGGGCCACGGGGTGACGCCTGATGTGACGACCTACAACACCCTGCTCAATGCCTGGGTGCGGACAGGTGATATGGAGAGTGCACGGaatgtgtttgatgaaatgccgggCGCTGGCTTTGAGCAGAACTCAATCTCATACAATGTCATGATCAAGGGATATGTTGAGGCGAACAAGGTTGAGGAGGCAGTGGGGTTGTTCAAGGAGATGGGGGAGAAGGGGCTGAGGTTGAGCGAGAAGACGTTTGCTGCATTGATGCCAGGGCTTTGTGATGACGAGGGGAAGACTGCGGAGGCCCGGAAGGCAGTGGAGGATATGGCAGAGCGGCGACTCACGCCAAAGGACAAATCGGTGTTTCTGAGGCTTGTGTCGACATTGTGCAAAGCTGGAGATTTGGATGGGGCATTGGAGGTGCATAAGAAGAGCGGGCAGTTCAAGCATGTCCTGCTGGACCCGAGGCAGTACGGTGTGCTGATGGAGAGCTTGTGTGCAGGTGGTAAGTGTGATGGTGCTGTGGAGGTGCTCGATGAGCTTCTTGAGAAGGGCACACTGCTTAGCCCAAAGAGTCCAGTGCTGGAAGCATCGGCTTATAATCCAGTGATCGAGTATCTGTGCAACAACGGAAATACCAACAAGGCTGAGACGTTCTTCAGGCAGCTGATGAAGAAAGGTGTGGATGACAAGTCTGCATTCAACAGTCTTATCCGTGGGCATGCAAAGGAAGGTGCACTGGAGGCTGCAAAGGAGATTCTGGCCATTATGACACGCCGTGGTGTCCCTACTGACCCCCATTCGCATGCACTGCTTATTGATAGCTTCCTGAAGAAAAATGAGCCAGCTGATGCAAAGACAGCATTGGACAGCATGATGGTGCATGGTCACTTACCAAGGCCAGCTCTGTTCCAGTCTGTCATGGTGTCGCTTTTCAATGCTGGCCGGGTTCAGACCGCAAGTAGGGTCATGAAGAGTATGATCGAGAAGGGGGTTACTGAGAATATGGATGTGGCACATAAGATCTTGGAAGCTCTCTTCATGAGGGGTCATGTGGAGGAGGCGATTGGTCGCGTCAATCTGATGCTGGAAAATGGCTTTATGCCTGATCTGGACAAGTTGCTTGTTTCCCTTTGCCAGAAGGACAAGGTGATGGAGGCACATAAGCTGGCTGATTTTGCATTGGACCGGGACTTCGAAGTTAGCTTCTCAACCTATGACAAAGTCCTGGAAGCCCTGTACACTGAGGAGAAGACATTGCCAGCCTACTCCATGCTCTGCAAGATCAAGCACAAAGGAGGTGTTGTAGACCAGAAGGGCTGTGATGCTTTGATGGATAGCTTAAAAGCTGGAGGATACTCTAAGCAAGCTGACATTTTGTCTAGGATCTTGGTAGAGAATGGATCTTCAACATCCAAGAGGGGCAAAAACTCTGCCATGGGTGCGTAGCGAGGTTTCAGAATTCATGGGAGATCCTGTTTGCTTTTTTAATTGAAGAAGAAAAGAAATCAGCTCTTTGTTTGTTTCGTCAATGCCTGTTGGGCCATCTGTCAAATGAGGATTTTCATCCTAGCTCAAGCAAGATTGGTAAATTTACCTTTCTCACGAAAACCCTGATTTAATCTTGCACCATGTCTTAGCGAAGAAACATGTTTAATAATTGAGGCAGATGTGCTTCTTATGAATTTAGTTCAGAATTACATCTATAATATCCTGTTACTTCATTCTTTATAAGTGGCTGTACTAAAGATAGCCCAGAATTTTGTTCTGTTTTGGCATGATGCCAAAGGAAGGCTTTGATCCACATTGTATGCTGCTGTTATTTCACCTTGTTAAACATTTCAACCTTCAAATGTATCTCTTTGTTATATCTCGTCTTCAGTGAAAGATAGAGTGGTAGCCACCATCAACACAAGAAGTACAAAGCCACCCACTGATGATGTAGCTGCACAAATACAGTGTACAGGTAATCAGCACATTATCTAATGATAGAAAACCGCAGCTTACGGATTTAATGAGGATAAGAGAATGTAGGAGTGAGAATAGCTAATATAATTTATCTGTAGCAGATACTTTTCTTTGTTCCAAACAAAAAGTGCAGCCAAAGGAAAATTTGAATTGAAGTGGTACCTGCAATGAACAATAAGATCTCATTGATGGCTTTGCAGTGCATAAAAGGCAAAGTAACTTTGTTTTGGCCAATGAGATAGGAAAAAGTTTGGTTTTCTAGGAACCGCCTCTTAATGTTAGTCTATGTAAAAGATAAATGGTCCTTACATTAATATGATATCATCAGAAGCCATATTCCTTGGAACAATTATAACATGAGAAGCAAGTTTTTGCATGGTGCTAGCTCTGGGGACTAAAGGGAATCATTACTGGAGATTGAGAATGATTAGGATAAGGTAGTGAAGGTTACAAAAGCATCTATTTCTCACCTCATAGTCACCGATCTGTCATACCAGCCCGCATCACGTGATAAAACCAAAGGACATCTAAACATGCATAATTTTGCATTGCTACGATTTTGGGTCTTTTTTCTTAGCAATTACTAAGTTGGGCGCTATGCATATCCATTGGAGTGTTATGACTTATGACTTTGCACAATTCTGAAAGTTGTAACCATATTCCCTTTGTAGGTAGTTAGTCAAATTTGTatgctgtattgatttggaaagagctagctagagccatgagttggttgcgagatcttatgggtttcacctctagcctacccaaacttgtttgggactaaaggctttgttgttgttgttgattgaTTTGGAACAATATTATAGCAGCAACTTTCCTGGAAGTTACAAGATTCAAGCAGTAGTAGATAACTGAATTATAAAAACAGGAGATTCCTAAGATTTAAAGTATTAAACTATGATTTGGTTGTGAAGGCAGCCTCCTGCCGTGCTATAATGGTCTGAGTGTGTGTGATTGTAGACTTGCATCAGTCCAATTAGCGAGACACAAGTTTGAGCATAAACAAGCATTTGTGCGAGGAAAAGTTACTATGTGGAAGTATTTGCAAGCAGAATTGCTCATGTGGCTGCACTGCCGTTATGGGCATTTTCAGAAGATACAACAACTATCCTGCCAAAAAATTACAAATCCATGCGCGGCACAATTCGAATTGGCCGTTCTCCGAAGCAGGATTTGTTGTGTATTTATTTCTTGATAGGATTAGCTGGTGTAGCCACTGTCAAGTTTAATGCATATGCTAGTGCAATAGCACCTCATGAGATGACATGACAGAAAAATTGGTGTCATGGAAGCATTACTGCCTTTCTCCTTATGTTGTAGGCTTGGAGAAAGAACACACGTCTGGGTGTGGGTGAAGAAGAGCATACTAAATTGTGCCCATGATATTTCTTTGAAAAGTGACTGTCACATGCATGCTATACACTGTTCTTTTTTGTGAATTGCTCTCAGGAGGTCATGAACAATACTCTCTACTCACCAGTTGCTTGCCACAGCACGAGCTCCTCTGAGCACTCCCCTGTGTCTGATTCTCACCAGATCTTGCCTGAGCAGGATGAGTTTCAGTGAGATTTACTACAGTACTCAAGAcaacggcgctggtcttggaaatgCAGAGTAGAGTGGTTTCAGTGAGATTTAGGAGCTGTTCGGCAGTCCACCCGCTCCCTAAAATTTAAGAATCTGCGGAGTACGTGTTCGCTCGCTCCACAACTTTTAGCTGGAACTCCGCCAGCTCCGGGAGCGGCCTCGTGGAGCGGAGGGACTCGAACAGGCCCTTACTATAGTACTAGTTTTTACCTTTCTTtatacttcctctgtaaactaatataagatctttAGATTACTACTAACTAAATAGAGGGAATAGCAGTGACGTGCTACGGTCTGCTGTGATACtcactccgtcccaaaataagtgtctcgaaTTCAATACAAAGTTAAGGGAGTATATTTTTTCTCAGCCGATGTGCGGTATCCGTTTTATGCTATGCTCAAACTCAGAGTACCTAGAGAGTGTAGTGATCAGCGGAAGCCACTTGAGTTGCAGGGTACCCAGTCGTTCCAATCCAAGATGACTCGAGGGCTCAAACTCTGAGTGCATTGCTTCGATCGATCCTTGCGTTAGGGAGCAACCAATAAAACCTTCCTTCTTTTATTTTCTGATGAAAACAAAGATATTCTCTACTGACCTACCATCTCGAATATTATTATTAAGGTGCCGATCAGATAGATCTTAAGGCGCACACATAATGTGTCTAGTGCATTACATTTCACGCGGCGCATGTTTAGCTGCATCTTTCCAGTAAACCAACATCCAGTTTCGCATCGAGGAGTTTGGGGGCTTCGTCGGCATAGCAACTTAATTTGCAAAAGGTACCAGGCACTACATAGCTTACTACTTAAATGTCGAATATTGTTTCGTGCCCTCTCTAACTAGTTTATTACAGCTCCTTATTCATAGGAAATTATACATGGTGAGAATATGCCATCTTGAATTGGTGTAACCACAATTTCTTGCTCATCCTTCTTATTCGGAAATTTCTTGCTCCTCATTGCTCTCTTGCTCCTCATTGCTCATCTCCTTTTAGCATTACAATCTACAAATTCCGAGCTCGCTCTAGCAAGGATCTTGTAAACGCAAATTGTTGTTCTAGTGATCTAAAGCCAGTGAATTCTAGCTCCTCTCATTCATTATGAAAAGATGGTGAACCTCCCCCGCATGGATCTAGGGTTTGCAAACGGATACTTTGGAGGGAGATTTCCTCTAAATCGTTACTCCAACAGAATGGAAGCAGATATAAACATTGAGAGTTAGATTCAACAGCTCCCTCCCAACACACTTCCATAATCGATTCATTATTTCTCCCCAATACATATCCACATGGAAATGCAATCGAGCCATTTACATCAGCTTAACCCACACATACCGGCACATTTCCAGTACGGAGTAAAACAGCCAAAAATTAATCTCATCCTTTCCCAGCCTTACCATGTCCGCATGCCGTGAAGTCAACCGCAGACCGTAGCAGAAAAAACCGTGGAAGCTGTACAGCAAAAACTATGCTCTAGATCAACGCGTACAGTACAGTACACAATGCTGCTCCCCAACAGCGCCCAACGCAGTGCTCGCCCTTTGGCATACGTTTCTCCTAGCTTACGGTAATAAAACAGGGCCTGCCAATACAATACGTGTACAGCTCTGTTACCTCTCTGGGCTGCCCGCCTCGCCACGAACTTGATCGTCGCGCGGACTCCGGAGAAGCCGCGACCGCGGGCAGCACCGGAATCAGAATGCATCCTCCGTTAAAGGACCGCACAAAACATAGCTGCCTCCGTTCAGTCAGAGTTTCTCCCAGTCAATGCACACACCCGAATGCGCAGATTGCTGTCAGCTGGATGTGCTAGGTCCCAAGAACTTCTGCACTGCCTTGAAGAGCTGCTTCTCCTCGAAGGGTTTCGAGACGTAGCCATCCATTCCATACTTTGTGCATTCCTCATGAGTGGCCTGGATAACGTCGGCAGTCATTGCCAGGACCGGTAGATGCCATTGGGCCTTCTTTGCTGCGCTACCCGCTTCTGAATTATCAGCATTGTCGGTCTGCTCATGTGCCTTTGCTTCAATTGCCCGTATTTGCCGGGTTGCCTCAAACCTGGCGTATCAAAAATACGTGTATTCCTTTAAAGAGAAGCACAAGGGTGGTATATTGACTCAGGTACAAAGACGTGTGCAACCATTAAAACGAGACGTGTGCAACCAATATGTACTGTACTGGTTACACAAGAGATATTGACTCAAGTTAAACACCCACGAGGCCATGGCTACGCAAATACGAGGATTTACAAGGAATCACCACATATTTTTGTATACTAGCTTTGGTATtacaatcatcacatggtgttGTAATTACTACAGTATTAGATAGAACACAAGCCTCTAATTAGGGGTTTAGATTTCAAAAAGTATATTTTTTTAGCGACACATTCAATCATATATAGCTTGGAATTTGGTACTATTCCCAATCAGCCATTGGTATC is drawn from Triticum dicoccoides isolate Atlit2015 ecotype Zavitan chromosome 4A, WEW_v2.0, whole genome shotgun sequence and contains these coding sequences:
- the LOC119286872 gene encoding pentatricopeptide repeat-containing protein At2g37230-like; the encoded protein is MARRHLRIPLLPLVSGNPHAPTPLHLRHAFCSSAAAPTIDAASPASVSAVETPEQGPAATAAPGTEAEALESAPARALREEEPLHEKILHMIRRRKWTTRMENSVRLLSPTLSAPLVHGVISAAAAANRADLSLQFFRFAYRRAGFRPEPATFALLVPILASKSMLNHARCILLESMPSFSIPLEEATVAALVAAYGKAGIPQEAVKLFRLMPELGIARTALSYNAVLKAILCRGREAMARRIYNAMIADGVVPDLSTYNTLIWGFGLCKKMESAVRVFGDMKGHGVTPDVTTYNTLLNAWVRTGDMESARNVFDEMPGAGFEQNSISYNVMIKGYVEANKVEEAVGLFKEMGEKGLRLSEKTFAALMPGLCDDEGKTAEARKAVEDMAERRLTPKDKSVFLRLVSTLCKAGDLDGALEVHKKSGQFKHVLLDPRQYGVLMESLCAGGKCDGAVEVLDELLEKGTLLSPKSPVLEASAYNPVIEYLCNNGNTNKAETFFRQLMKKGVDDKSAFNSLIRGHAKEGALEAAKEILAIMTRRGVPTDPHSHALLIDSFLKKNEPADAKTALDSMMVHGHLPRPALFQSVMVSLFNAGRVQTASRVMKSMIEKGVTENMDVAHKILEALFMRGHVEEAIGRVNLMLENGFMPDLDKLLVSLCQKDKVMEAHKLADFALDRDFEVSFSTYDKVLEALYTEEKTLPAYSMLCKIKHKGGVVDQKGCDALMDSLKAGGYSKQADILSRILVENGSSTSKRGKNSAMGA